From a region of the Erinaceus europaeus chromosome 14, mEriEur2.1, whole genome shotgun sequence genome:
- the R3HCC1L gene encoding coiled-coil domain-containing protein R3HCC1L isoform X3 gives MQQAAERCRVRTRRPDMALYVPKARRGIVLKSNDEGKSCGSSNATVKEEQKDCLSQKEIFRDKPETQRLHINPNKKEHNHREGKKSSTKLKRTQEESKDRVCTKKESIVSKEILSQIRQQRVTNPGILLSTLQRQCKSKKVECVEGEPNSVRGLERFLRSQSFSEISEAQIPNQLFQNTEFSDFSGHKLNEVFEDRDLESKVEIDVSFTMTLCQRLGAYRPALKPEDMTAAVELNSGSGIVQQGMQTSDGVSKINSGSITTISIPGSPDGVTDQTYIDFETRNISEVAHSTGFILGQESTDFIPETTNGISEPTPIREYEKYDITVGELHIKSEPSHTTVLAHGTNTDDESKSIGDIADTACIMDITEVRCDQVKALDSPCAVAVRTVNEACSNTSGFLKYVEVSADTAPLHVARSGGNTEHFSGLTASSDICTESISSSFTESTGKLIESLSDCVFSLPIKKIAGSNSNTFLDSELSMLNGTKVPSDSALGNDLDYTGDITEALQGLKTAEEFKTKEENDSVNTEFDVSMPDIESVSIDTSMELKATETSHTEGNVAAEESWESMFNDDGDCLNPRFLQENIASQHEESELETRKLSGNIKNRKSIQEPMFDYYNHEVPDIDLSDCEFPHVIEIYDFPQEFRTEDLLRIFCSYHS, from the exons ATGCAGCAAGCAGCAGAGAGATGCAGAGTTCGAACCAGAAGGCCTGACATGGCTCTTTATGTACCTAAAGCTCGGCGAGGGATAGTGCTCAAGTCAAATGATGAGGGGAAAAGTTGTGGTTCATCTAATGCCACAGTAAAAGAGGAACAAAAAGACTGTCTCTCCCAAAAGGAAATCTTCAGAGATAAACCTGAGACTCAGAGACTACATATTAATCCTAATAAAAAAGAGCATaatcacagagaaggaaagaaatcttcaacaaaattaaaaagaactcaAGAAGAAAGTAAAGATAGGGTTTgtacaaagaaagaaagcatagtATCCAAAGAAATACTATCCCAAATACGTCAGCAAAGAGTCACAAATCCTGGCATTTTGCTTAGTACTTTACAGAGACAGTGTAAATCAAAGAAAGTGGAGTGTGTGGAGGGTGAGCCCAACAGTGTCAGAGGACTTGAGAGGTTTCTTCGCTCACAGTCTTTTTCAGAAATCTCTGAAGCTCAGATTCCAAACCAACTATTCCAAAATACTGAATTCTCTGATTTTAGTGGGCACAAACTAAATGAAGTATTTGAAGACAGAGATCTGGAGAGCAAAGTTGAAATTGATGTCAGTTTTACAATGACACTATGCCAACGTCTTGGTGCTTATCGTCCAGCCTTGAAACCTGAAGATATGACTGCTGCAGTAGAACTGAACTCAGGTTCTGGTATTGTACAACAAGGCATGCAGACATCAGATGGAGTATCGAAGATCAACAGTGGAAGCATCACCACCATTTCTATTCCTGGAAGTCCAGATGGTGTGACTGATCAAACTTACATAGACTTTGAAACCAGGAATATTAGTGAGGTAGCCCATAGTACAGGTTTCATTTTGGGTCAGGAAAGTACAGACTTTATTCCTGAGACTACAAATGGCATTTCTGAGCCAACACCAATTAGAGAGTATGAGAAATATGACATCACTGTTGGTGAGTTACATATAAAGTCTGAACCTTCTCATACAACTGTCCTTGCTCATGGAACAAATACAGATGATGAATCTAAGAGTATAGGTGACATTGCTGATACAGCATGCATAATGGACATTACAGAGGTCAGATGTGACCAAGTAAAGGCTTTAGACAGCCCTTGTGCAGTTGCAGTTAGAACAGTTAACGAAGCCTGTAGCAATACAAGTGGTTTTTTGAAGTATGTAGAAGTGAGTGCAGATACAGCACCTCTTCATGTGGCTAGAAGTGGGGGTAATACTGAACATTTCAGTGGCCTGACTGCTAGCTCAGATATTTGTACCGAGAGTATTTCATCTAGTTTCACAGAGTCAACAGGAAAGTTGATAGAGAGCTTGTCTGATTGTGTTTTCTCCTTACCTATAAAGAAGATTGCTGGTAGTAATTCTAACACTTTTTTGGACTCTGAACTCAGTATGTTAAATGGAACAAAAGTACCTTCAGACAGTGCCTTGGGCAATGATCTAGATTATACTGGTGATATAACAGAGGCATTGCAGGGACTCAAAACTGCTGAGGAGTTCAAAACTAAAGAGGAAAATGACTCAGTGAATACAGAATTTGATGTATCCATGCCTGATATAGAATCAGTATCTATAGATACATCCATGGAACTGAAAGCAACGGAAACTTCTCACACGGAGGGAAATGTTGCTGCTGAGGAGAGCTGGGAGTCTATGTTTAATGATGATGGTGACTGCCTGAATCCACGTTTTCTACAGGAG AACATTGCTAGTCAACATGAAGAGAGTGAATTAGAGACAAGAAAG